One Nitrospiraceae bacterium genomic region harbors:
- a CDS encoding HEAT repeat domain-containing protein, which yields MRLRVVVYSLLCIDFLAAIVSAPALYAADPAVTAIERDANRAFNNSDYDLVLELWRSVPASSQPSKPFLRLVFQSFLKLGHPEDAFVIYQRLVPSDQPDDPVLLRAVALSMLTSHVRDPKEHVRIAAFTTLAELGLKETRPVLEDGLLDTSVMVRARAVEAIGKAGLAKTSGPVRRVLQDEMPAVRIAAMNALGDAGATDIIPRLMEVARNEDSPEGIFAYAALYQLGKRDMLVDITSAATLPDPELRMAAFGVLGRLRHPSSAAVLAHGVYDPEPSVRAFAAGALGEYGKADGVAPLTHALGDEVARVRGVAAVSLGRLGVRDTRPLLQALLRDPSMHVRAGAVEGLLRLEDTSVFLIVTDLARHPDPSVRAATAQALGATSDKQGLAILQTLLQDQQPQPRLAAAKALGKVSGTVVPWLKRGLQDSDEAVRLTVAGSLIQQLSHTPKPMPRRS from the coding sequence ATGCGTTTGCGGGTAGTCGTATACAGCCTGCTCTGTATTGATTTCCTCGCTGCCATCGTTTCAGCTCCCGCGTTGTACGCTGCAGACCCAGCCGTCACGGCCATAGAACGTGACGCGAACAGGGCCTTCAACAATTCGGACTACGACCTGGTTCTGGAACTGTGGCGCTCCGTTCCCGCTTCGTCACAACCTTCAAAGCCGTTTCTCCGACTCGTGTTCCAGAGTTTTCTGAAACTAGGGCATCCGGAAGACGCCTTTGTGATTTACCAACGGTTAGTTCCGTCAGACCAACCAGATGATCCCGTTCTCTTGAGGGCTGTGGCCCTCAGCATGCTCACGAGCCATGTACGTGACCCCAAAGAGCATGTGCGAATCGCTGCTTTTACGACTCTTGCAGAACTTGGCCTAAAAGAAACGCGGCCCGTGCTGGAGGACGGCCTCCTCGACACGTCGGTCATGGTACGTGCGCGTGCGGTGGAAGCCATCGGCAAAGCCGGTCTGGCCAAGACGTCCGGCCCTGTGCGCAGAGTACTTCAGGATGAGATGCCGGCCGTTCGTATTGCAGCCATGAACGCGTTGGGTGACGCAGGGGCCACGGACATCATTCCCCGTCTGATGGAAGTTGCAAGAAACGAGGACAGCCCCGAGGGTATCTTTGCCTACGCAGCGCTGTACCAACTTGGCAAACGCGATATGCTCGTGGACATCACTTCCGCTGCAACGTTACCGGACCCGGAACTCCGCATGGCGGCATTCGGGGTCCTGGGCCGGCTGAGACACCCCTCGAGTGCCGCGGTCCTGGCTCACGGGGTCTATGACCCGGAGCCGTCGGTGCGTGCCTTCGCCGCAGGCGCTCTAGGTGAATACGGAAAAGCCGATGGCGTGGCTCCTCTGACGCATGCATTAGGCGACGAAGTCGCTCGAGTGCGAGGGGTCGCCGCGGTCAGCCTAGGGCGACTGGGTGTGCGCGATACGCGTCCCTTGCTCCAGGCACTGCTTCGAGATCCGAGCATGCACGTGCGTGCCGGCGCAGTCGAAGGACTTCTTCGGCTCGAGGATACCTCCGTTTTCTTGATCGTCACCGATCTTGCTCGCCACCCCGATCCCTCAGTCCGCGCTGCGACCGCCCAGGCCTTAGGCGCGACGTCCGACAAACAGGGCTTGGCAATTCTCCAAACCCTCTTACAAGACCAGCAGCCGCAACCACGACTCGCGGCTGCAAAAGCGCTTGGGAAAGTATCCGGTACCGTGGTACCGTGGCTTAAGAGAGGGCTTCAGGATTCGGACGAAGCGGTTCGTCTGACGGTGGCTGGCAGTCTGATCCAACAGCTATCGCATACTCCAAAGCCGATGCCACGTCGTTCGTAG
- a CDS encoding HEAT repeat domain-containing protein, giving the protein MSSKEQEKDFFDDGTPASSETASDELADQVAAQLTGEQTASPEAAAGSGEPAVLEEEKSKDEIDIQIDLLKDPDWVVRREAAITLGEMGDERCAEPLCRALYDGDWQVREVAIDALGQIGSPAVEQLIKLLRDWDVRKYAIIALGKIRDERVLDPLMHQLRNEEFKEYATNALVEVGQPAVPRLIEALKEKDDNVRKQAVLALGRIKQAEAVDPLIAMLADSDWYTRLTAAAALEAIGDERGRDAIKPLMKDQDLVVRMRVERILAKWKKQPTNA; this is encoded by the coding sequence ATGTCCTCTAAGGAACAAGAGAAAGACTTTTTCGATGACGGTACGCCCGCGTCATCGGAGACAGCCAGTGATGAATTGGCCGATCAGGTTGCGGCTCAATTGACTGGGGAGCAGACCGCATCTCCCGAGGCCGCCGCGGGGTCCGGTGAACCGGCTGTGCTTGAAGAGGAAAAATCGAAGGATGAGATCGACATTCAGATCGATCTGCTCAAGGATCCTGATTGGGTTGTCCGTCGCGAGGCTGCCATTACTTTGGGAGAAATGGGAGACGAACGGTGTGCAGAGCCGCTGTGCCGCGCCCTCTACGACGGAGATTGGCAGGTTCGAGAAGTCGCGATCGATGCGTTAGGCCAGATCGGCTCTCCGGCCGTCGAGCAGTTAATCAAATTGCTGCGTGACTGGGATGTCCGTAAATATGCGATCATCGCTTTAGGAAAAATTCGTGACGAACGTGTGCTCGATCCCCTCATGCATCAACTCAGGAATGAAGAATTCAAGGAATATGCCACCAACGCCTTGGTCGAAGTCGGCCAACCAGCGGTTCCGCGCTTGATCGAAGCACTCAAAGAGAAGGACGATAACGTCCGAAAACAAGCCGTGCTGGCACTCGGCCGAATCAAGCAGGCCGAGGCCGTCGACCCGTTAATTGCGATGCTGGCCGATAGCGATTGGTATACGCGACTGACCGCGGCGGCTGCGCTTGAAGCGATCGGCGATGAGCGGGGGCGTGATGCGATTAAGCCGTTAATGAAGGATCAAGACCTGGTCGTTCGGATGAGAGTCGAGCGAATCTTGGCAAAGTGGAAAAAACAGCCTACCAATGCCTAG
- a CDS encoding septal ring lytic transglycosylase RlpA family protein translates to MNGNRKKAAAKVSLVQFCIVASALAVSAACSWIPKGEVQLDVGLKDRGVASWYGEQFHGKQAANGELFDMEALTAAHRTLPLGSMVRVVNLMNGKHVHVRINDRGPYVNGRILDLSHAAAVYLGMVEGGLSVVQVEVVGDRRPDLLLPSDAQEALNTKLLIQSDEPVANSNELGPTPLNRPDSSVAQPLRLPLGDVLIQRRLRRVPAILAADHTAHTEVAALIID, encoded by the coding sequence ATGAATGGAAATAGAAAGAAGGCGGCAGCAAAGGTCTCGTTAGTCCAATTCTGCATAGTTGCAAGCGCCTTGGCGGTCTCCGCAGCCTGCTCATGGATACCAAAGGGTGAAGTCCAACTGGATGTGGGATTAAAAGACCGTGGGGTGGCCTCCTGGTATGGAGAACAGTTCCATGGGAAGCAGGCGGCGAATGGAGAGTTATTCGATATGGAGGCTTTGACCGCGGCCCACCGGACCCTTCCCTTGGGAAGCATGGTCCGTGTGGTGAACCTTATGAACGGGAAACACGTACATGTCCGGATCAACGACCGTGGTCCTTATGTGAATGGTCGAATCCTTGACTTATCCCACGCTGCTGCTGTGTATCTCGGCATGGTCGAGGGGGGGCTATCGGTCGTGCAGGTCGAGGTTGTGGGAGACCGTCGACCGGACCTTCTACTCCCATCAGATGCGCAGGAAGCATTGAACACGAAGCTTCTAATTCAATCTGACGAGCCCGTGGCTAATTCAAATGAGTTAGGCCCAACCCCGTTAAACCGTCCCGATTCATCGGTCGCCCAGCCTCTTCGTCTCCCGTTAGGTGATGTTCTCATCCAACGGCGACTTCGTCGGGTTCCTGCGATCCTCGCGGCGGACCATACTGCTCATACAGAAGTTGCAGCGCTCATCATCGACTAG
- a CDS encoding ATP-binding cassette domain-containing protein: MIDVQQVTKRYGQHTALDRVTFRVAKGEVLAFLGPNGAGKTTTMRILTCFMPATEGSASVAGFDCADQPFEVKRRIGYLPETPPVYQELTVSEYLTFVGRLRGLAGKKLSAAMDREVQRLGLGQVRYRLIGNLSRGYRQRVGLAQTLLHDPEVLILDEPTVGLDPKQIIEIRELIKSLAGSHSVILSTHILPEATAVCQRVVIISGGRIVAEDTPEQLSARLRHSDKISITLKHPSIDVGERFKSVAGVQNVFPGGSPGTYLLECSLDQDAREEVARLAVTQGWGLLELKSISMTLEDVFLQLTRHEDGLSQDGEPSTGRHATTLVESMEQST, from the coding sequence ATGATCGACGTTCAGCAGGTTACCAAACGCTACGGACAACATACCGCCCTTGATCGCGTGACCTTTCGTGTAGCAAAGGGCGAAGTGCTCGCATTTCTCGGCCCTAATGGTGCCGGGAAAACGACAACCATGCGGATCTTGACCTGTTTTATGCCAGCCACCGAAGGATCGGCTAGCGTGGCGGGCTTCGATTGCGCCGACCAACCTTTCGAGGTGAAGCGTCGAATCGGGTATCTGCCGGAAACACCGCCGGTATACCAGGAGCTGACGGTCTCGGAATACCTCACCTTTGTGGGTCGATTGCGAGGCCTTGCAGGAAAGAAGCTTTCCGCCGCGATGGATCGGGAAGTTCAGCGGTTGGGACTCGGACAGGTACGATACCGCCTCATCGGAAACCTCTCTCGTGGCTACCGCCAGCGGGTCGGGCTTGCCCAAACGCTCTTGCACGATCCCGAGGTCCTCATTCTCGACGAACCAACCGTCGGTCTCGATCCGAAGCAGATCATCGAAATCCGGGAATTGATCAAGAGTTTGGCGGGATCCCATTCGGTCATCCTGAGCACCCATATCCTGCCCGAGGCCACAGCCGTCTGCCAGCGCGTGGTGATCATCAGCGGTGGCCGAATTGTTGCCGAGGACACGCCGGAGCAACTGTCCGCACGACTCCGTCACTCAGATAAGATCTCCATTACGCTGAAACATCCTTCCATTGATGTGGGTGAGCGATTCAAATCCGTTGCCGGGGTGCAAAATGTTTTCCCTGGCGGAAGTCCTGGAACATACCTCTTGGAATGCTCGCTTGATCAGGACGCGCGAGAAGAAGTGGCTCGACTGGCAGTCACGCAAGGATGGGGCCTGTTAGAGCTGAAATCGATCTCGATGACCTTAGAGGATGTCTTCCTCCAGCTGACCCGGCACGAGGACGGATTGTCACAGGACGGAGAACCGTCAACCGGCCGGCACGCCACCACGTTGGTCGAATCAATGGAACAGTCCACATGA
- a CDS encoding ABC transporter permease subunit, producing MTPVATIVSKELRSYFVSPVVYVVGAVFLLIIGLLSYLYVVFAGAQAIQLMQMQGGMAQLNLNDLVFRNLFSSIRFVLLLTLPILTMRLFAEERKLRTFEFLMTSPIGINEVVAGKFVSVFLVFLGLLGLTGLIPVVLSMFSDFDWYPILTGYLGLALLGALFLSVGVLASALTENQIVAAFLSFGILLLFWLLAGLGSLLGDTALGQTISYLSFMEHFDHLVRGLIDTKDLVYFFSGLALMLLLTHRAVEAARWR from the coding sequence ATGACACCGGTCGCGACCATAGTGTCGAAAGAGTTGCGGTCCTACTTCGTATCGCCCGTGGTGTACGTGGTGGGAGCAGTCTTTCTCCTGATTATCGGGCTACTGTCATACCTCTATGTCGTCTTCGCCGGAGCGCAAGCCATTCAGCTCATGCAGATGCAGGGAGGCATGGCCCAGCTTAATTTGAACGACCTGGTGTTCCGGAACCTGTTTTCCAGCATCAGATTCGTGCTGTTGCTCACCTTGCCGATTTTGACGATGCGCCTCTTTGCCGAAGAACGAAAGCTGCGGACCTTCGAGTTCCTCATGACCTCCCCCATCGGCATCAACGAGGTCGTCGCGGGAAAGTTCGTGAGCGTCTTCCTCGTCTTTCTCGGCCTCCTGGGACTCACCGGTCTGATCCCGGTCGTGTTGTCGATGTTCAGCGATTTCGACTGGTACCCCATCCTGACGGGCTATCTTGGGCTGGCCTTGCTCGGAGCTCTGTTTCTCTCGGTCGGCGTCCTCGCGTCCGCCCTAACGGAGAACCAAATCGTAGCCGCCTTCCTCAGCTTCGGCATCCTGCTCCTCTTCTGGCTCCTTGCAGGCTTGGGCTCTCTGCTCGGAGACACAGCGCTCGGCCAGACCATCTCATACCTTTCATTCATGGAACATTTCGATCATCTCGTTCGCGGCCTGATCGATACCAAGGATCTGGTGTACTTCTTCAGTGGCCTGGCTCTGATGCTGCTTCTGACCCACCGGGCAGTGGAAGCAGCGAGGTGGCGATGA
- a CDS encoding DUF4350 domain-containing protein, protein MTLKDLPLGVVGTALALAGLVAYSLAPDALWLVTLCEGLALVSLIAFVVLHFETLKSFSARRSTRMGANSLVIILLVVGILVIGNFLAVRHSLRWDFSENQNFTLASQTYRVLRNLAHDVKVTVFTREKDPGFQSYKERLDSYRQASPKLTVEFVDPERHPKVAQTYGITRTDTAIFESGSQTVRVTSPSEVELTGALLRVSKDSKKRILFLEGHGERGLDDKERTGFSMAKDALTKQGYDVGTLSLLQTAAVPENTAVLVLAGPRRPVTREEQERIQSYVDTGGHLLALIDPDSQADLDPMLKHWGLGVGPGVLVDLQDRLAQGDLTALLVRTFTEHEITQDLTSAVLFPLARHVTFDEQVGKDWDYVPLARTSANSWAETDIKGRVVSLNEKEDVKGPLPMAAALAPKKQPEEGKPSPAIVVIGNSSFAVNAFLNFPGNTDFFLHAAGWLAEERDLIAISPKEQGLHPFIPNAVQERALLYLQVFLLPAATFLCGMMVWRKRRRL, encoded by the coding sequence ATGACCCTCAAGGACCTCCCGCTCGGCGTCGTTGGGACAGCCTTGGCTCTGGCCGGATTGGTCGCCTATAGCCTGGCACCGGACGCGCTCTGGCTCGTCACGTTGTGCGAAGGCCTGGCCCTCGTCTCTCTGATCGCTTTTGTGGTCCTCCACTTCGAGACGCTGAAAAGCTTTTCCGCCCGTCGCTCGACACGCATGGGCGCCAACAGCCTGGTGATTATCCTCCTCGTTGTTGGGATTCTTGTCATCGGGAATTTCCTGGCTGTTCGACATTCCCTTCGTTGGGATTTTTCAGAGAACCAGAATTTCACGCTCGCATCTCAAACGTACCGTGTCCTCCGAAACTTAGCCCACGACGTGAAAGTGACCGTATTTACCCGGGAGAAAGACCCAGGATTTCAGTCATACAAAGAACGCCTCGATAGCTATCGGCAAGCCAGTCCGAAACTGACCGTCGAATTTGTCGATCCTGAGCGACACCCGAAGGTAGCGCAGACCTACGGCATCACTAGGACCGATACGGCCATTTTTGAGAGCGGGAGCCAGACGGTCCGCGTGACATCGCCATCGGAAGTCGAACTCACCGGCGCATTGCTGCGGGTCTCGAAGGACAGCAAGAAACGGATCCTCTTCCTCGAAGGGCATGGCGAACGCGGACTCGACGATAAGGAACGGACCGGTTTCTCTATGGCCAAAGATGCCCTCACCAAACAAGGCTACGACGTCGGAACTCTGAGCCTCCTCCAAACCGCCGCGGTTCCGGAGAACACCGCCGTTCTCGTGCTGGCAGGTCCCCGTCGTCCCGTGACCCGTGAAGAACAAGAGCGGATTCAATCCTACGTGGATACCGGCGGTCACCTGCTCGCCCTGATCGATCCAGACTCACAGGCCGATCTCGACCCGATGCTCAAACATTGGGGGTTAGGCGTCGGCCCCGGCGTGCTCGTGGACCTGCAGGATCGATTGGCGCAAGGGGACCTCACCGCTTTGTTGGTGCGGACGTTCACGGAACACGAGATCACGCAGGACCTCACCTCCGCCGTGCTCTTCCCGTTGGCGCGGCATGTGACCTTCGATGAGCAGGTTGGAAAAGACTGGGACTACGTTCCGCTCGCAAGGACATCAGCCAATAGCTGGGCAGAAACCGATATCAAAGGCCGCGTCGTGAGTCTCAACGAGAAGGAGGACGTCAAAGGCCCCCTCCCAATGGCGGCCGCCCTTGCCCCGAAAAAACAACCGGAAGAAGGAAAGCCCAGTCCCGCGATCGTTGTCATCGGGAACTCCAGCTTCGCCGTCAACGCCTTCTTGAATTTTCCCGGCAACACGGATTTTTTTCTCCATGCAGCCGGGTGGCTCGCCGAAGAACGGGACCTCATCGCGATCAGTCCCAAGGAGCAGGGATTGCATCCGTTTATTCCGAATGCGGTCCAAGAACGAGCCCTCCTCTATCTGCAAGTGTTCCTTCTTCCGGCCGCAACGTTTCTGTGCGGCATGATGGTGTGGCGCAAGCGCCGCCGCCTATAA
- a CDS encoding DUF4340 domain-containing protein gives MRNWPTLVLALVFGGLGAYLYFVELPSKESQERTATESAKLLALDQNEITGLTVKTADREIIMVKDVEKGWNITAPLRSEADHRAVDNLLRALVTGKVIRVIEDTATDLAPFGLDHPVTVVTASAGAKQDTFSIGDSGPLSSTLYVLRQSDHKVLLTDMAPKDFVNKTLLTFRRKDILRFSQNEVDRVRLTYPATEIVLYHVEEKPKGKWKIRYPIEAEADQTEVRTLLFRLEDLKAMALIDPGAERDGLAKTLTAPKVKITLHTPQGDQTVKLYQSDPASGEAIAETTAEAPLYRIAPTAIRDLTKELFAFQDKRLLGVDATDIAVLSVKTRTEKYVLINQTGEWVMEDHPTEKLDQQTADLFVSRVVNVPAEERVTKQTGPLAAYGLVAPAAEFVATGKDGKVAGKLSVGNQSGGLAYAIGQRFPGIFQIRADLLSQIPTENDLLAKSPDKTTSGH, from the coding sequence ATGCGAAACTGGCCGACTCTGGTTCTGGCACTTGTCTTCGGAGGCTTGGGCGCCTACCTCTATTTCGTTGAATTGCCCAGCAAAGAATCTCAGGAGCGTACCGCAACCGAGAGCGCAAAGCTGCTTGCCCTGGATCAGAATGAGATCACGGGGCTGACCGTGAAGACGGCCGACCGCGAAATCATCATGGTTAAGGACGTTGAAAAGGGGTGGAATATCACTGCACCTCTGCGTTCAGAGGCCGACCATCGGGCTGTAGACAATCTTCTGCGAGCGCTGGTCACCGGCAAAGTGATTCGAGTCATCGAGGACACCGCAACGGACCTTGCTCCGTTTGGACTCGATCATCCCGTGACGGTTGTCACAGCCTCAGCAGGAGCGAAACAAGACACCTTTTCAATCGGAGATAGCGGACCGCTCTCATCAACCCTGTATGTCTTACGACAGTCTGATCACAAAGTGCTGCTCACCGATATGGCGCCAAAGGATTTTGTGAATAAAACGTTGCTGACCTTTCGGCGAAAGGACATTCTGCGATTCTCGCAGAATGAGGTGGATCGCGTTCGTTTGACCTATCCCGCCACAGAAATCGTTCTGTACCACGTCGAGGAGAAACCCAAGGGTAAATGGAAGATTCGGTACCCGATCGAGGCCGAGGCCGATCAAACGGAAGTACGGACTCTGCTCTTTCGACTCGAAGACCTCAAAGCAATGGCCTTGATTGACCCGGGAGCGGAGCGGGATGGACTCGCGAAGACCCTCACCGCCCCAAAAGTTAAAATCACGCTCCACACGCCTCAAGGGGACCAGACAGTAAAGCTCTATCAGTCTGACCCGGCAAGCGGCGAAGCCATTGCGGAAACGACCGCTGAGGCCCCGCTTTATCGCATCGCTCCAACGGCCATTCGTGATCTCACCAAGGAACTATTTGCCTTCCAAGACAAGCGGCTCTTAGGCGTGGACGCGACTGACATCGCTGTTCTCTCGGTTAAAACACGCACTGAAAAGTATGTGTTGATCAACCAAACAGGCGAATGGGTCATGGAAGATCATCCCACCGAGAAGCTCGACCAGCAGACAGCCGATCTTTTCGTCAGTCGAGTGGTCAACGTGCCGGCTGAAGAACGTGTGACGAAACAGACTGGGCCGCTTGCCGCGTACGGACTTGTCGCACCGGCTGCCGAGTTCGTCGCCACAGGAAAAGACGGCAAGGTGGCCGGCAAACTCTCAGTTGGTAATCAGTCCGGTGGGTTGGCTTACGCGATCGGCCAGCGGTTTCCGGGCATCTTCCAAATCCGCGCCGATTTGCTGTCGCAAATTCCGACCGAGAACGACCTATTGGCGAAATCACCCGACAAGACCACGTCCGGTCATTGA
- a CDS encoding PilZ domain-containing protein: MTGEKQGSIEDRQVDTTGKDRRGRRLALSCRLFVFGEDDFETEGTLMDISTSGCRAVSTVQVHRGMIVKLSVFLPDHRWPLRVEEAIVRWTNGPEFGVEFTSIRLAQRERLRALIMKAKI; this comes from the coding sequence ATGACTGGGGAGAAGCAGGGATCGATCGAAGACCGCCAGGTGGATACAACGGGGAAGGACCGTCGAGGGCGCCGGTTGGCCCTGTCCTGCCGGCTGTTTGTCTTCGGTGAGGATGACTTTGAAACCGAAGGCACCCTGATGGATATTTCAACCAGTGGCTGTCGCGCTGTCTCAACCGTTCAGGTGCACCGTGGCATGATCGTCAAACTCTCGGTGTTCCTCCCGGATCACCGGTGGCCCCTTCGGGTGGAGGAGGCCATTGTGCGATGGACCAACGGTCCGGAATTCGGCGTGGAATTTACCAGTATTCGACTGGCACAACGGGAACGTCTGCGGGCACTGATCATGAAAGCCAAAATTTAG
- a CDS encoding Lrp/AsnC ligand binding domain-containing protein produces MKKARSANAVTPLPTSDKPLPSLTRVSGVRYVDGQPVISSIPCTIHTPVDGGIVMADRAYVMINVQPGQTSAVARALAEIKQIKTIDPCWGKPDIIVVVEVSDQDALSQLVLSRIHAIPGVTQTDTHLVYRLKEAAGK; encoded by the coding sequence ATGAAAAAAGCTAGATCGGCCAATGCCGTGACTCCGCTTCCGACCTCGGACAAACCCTTGCCTTCATTGACAAGGGTATCGGGGGTCCGCTACGTTGACGGCCAACCGGTGATCTCATCCATACCCTGTACCATTCACACGCCGGTCGACGGGGGAATTGTCATGGCGGATCGGGCCTATGTGATGATCAACGTGCAACCAGGCCAAACGAGCGCGGTCGCGCGAGCCCTCGCCGAGATCAAGCAGATCAAGACCATCGACCCCTGCTGGGGAAAGCCGGATATCATCGTCGTCGTCGAGGTCTCGGACCAGGATGCGCTCAGCCAATTGGTCTTGAGCAGGATTCACGCCATCCCCGGCGTCACACAGACGGACACTCACCTCGTCTACCGACTCAAGGAGGCCGCGGGCAAGTGA
- a CDS encoding sigma-54 dependent transcriptional regulator, with product MKETMETAKILVVDDDAVARDLLADALKKEGYEVEAFSNGEEAIERGRRSRVDVVLTDIKMGTVDGLTVLREFKRFSPDTSIVLLTSFGSLEGAIEAIKQGAYDYLAKPFKKEEIKLVVRRSLDHSQLVRENARYRDELKGREDWSPLVGSSPAMLEVYKLVARVSEGRSTVLLQGESGTGKELIARAIHANSPRREKPFIPVNCGALPDTLLESEMFGYEKGAFTGAAGTKAGLFEAANGGTLFLDEIGDLGPALQVKLLRVMQDHEVRRVGGTSSLKVDVRIIAATNRDLEQFVKEGKFRDDLYYRLNVVRITLPTLTERKEDIPMLAHHFLQKYAGGSARAVRGFLPETMALLRQYRWPGNVRELENAIERAVSLSHGPLLTPDDLPAALHQAESPASDKSDGSDQHDEVCLTLEEVEKRHLIRVLKETKGNKVKAAKILGIDRRTLYRMAERFGLELGDDPDGGEKEGS from the coding sequence ATGAAGGAAACCATGGAGACTGCCAAGATTCTCGTGGTCGATGACGATGCCGTCGCACGGGATCTTCTTGCCGATGCCCTAAAGAAAGAGGGCTATGAGGTGGAAGCCTTCTCGAACGGTGAAGAGGCCATCGAACGGGGCCGTCGCAGCCGAGTTGACGTGGTGCTCACCGACATCAAGATGGGCACGGTCGATGGATTGACCGTGCTGCGGGAGTTCAAACGATTCAGTCCGGATACGTCAATCGTGCTTCTCACGTCCTTCGGCTCACTGGAAGGAGCGATCGAAGCCATCAAGCAGGGGGCCTACGACTATCTCGCCAAGCCGTTCAAGAAAGAAGAAATCAAACTGGTCGTTCGGCGGAGCTTGGATCACTCCCAACTCGTCCGTGAAAACGCCCGCTATCGTGACGAACTGAAAGGGCGTGAAGACTGGTCTCCTTTGGTGGGCAGCAGCCCTGCGATGTTGGAAGTGTACAAGCTGGTGGCCCGTGTGTCCGAAGGCCGCAGCACCGTCCTGTTGCAAGGTGAGAGTGGAACGGGCAAGGAGCTCATTGCGCGGGCGATCCATGCCAACAGCCCGCGGCGCGAGAAGCCGTTTATTCCGGTCAACTGCGGAGCGTTGCCGGATACGTTGCTGGAATCGGAGATGTTCGGCTACGAAAAAGGGGCGTTCACCGGCGCGGCGGGGACCAAAGCCGGCCTGTTTGAAGCGGCGAACGGCGGAACCTTGTTCCTGGATGAAATCGGCGATTTAGGGCCGGCACTTCAGGTCAAACTGCTCCGGGTGATGCAGGATCACGAAGTCCGCCGTGTGGGCGGCACGAGCTCTCTCAAGGTCGATGTGCGCATCATCGCGGCGACCAATCGGGATCTGGAGCAATTCGTCAAAGAAGGGAAATTCCGGGACGACCTCTACTATCGGCTGAACGTCGTCCGCATCACCCTTCCGACATTGACGGAGAGAAAAGAAGACATTCCGATGCTGGCTCATCATTTCTTGCAGAAATACGCTGGTGGGTCGGCGCGCGCAGTGCGAGGTTTTCTCCCCGAAACCATGGCGCTACTGAGGCAATACCGCTGGCCGGGCAACGTGAGGGAACTGGAGAATGCCATTGAGCGCGCCGTCTCGCTGAGCCACGGTCCCTTGTTGACGCCGGACGACTTGCCGGCTGCGCTGCATCAGGCGGAATCACCGGCGAGCGACAAGAGCGACGGGAGCGATCAACATGATGAGGTTTGTCTGACGTTGGAGGAGGTCGAGAAGCGTCACTTGATTCGCGTGTTGAAAGAAACCAAAGGGAATAAAGTGAAAGCAGCTAAAATTCTGGGGATCGACCGGCGGACGTTGTATCGGATGGCTGAGCGCTTCGGCCTGGAATTGGGAGATGATCCCGACGGAGGGGAGAAGGAAGGAAGCTGA